One segment of Paraburkholderia sp. PGU19 DNA contains the following:
- a CDS encoding carbon starvation CstA family protein: MNRASSLLIWTAVALLGAFAFGTIALAHGEKVSALWVVIAAVCVYLIAYRFYSRFIANHVLQLDGQRMTPAVRHNDGLDYVPTNKYVLFGHHFAAIAGAGPLVGPVLAAQMGYVPGMLWILAGVVFAGAVQDFIVLFISTRRDGRSLGDLVKMELGTVPGVIALFGAFLIMVIILAVLALIVVKALTNSPWGTFTVAATIPIALFMGVYTRFIRPGRIGEVSVIGFVLLMASIVFGQSVHDNPALAAWFTFSGTQLTWILIGYGFVASVLPVWLLLAPRDYLSTFLKIGTILGLAIGILVVAPELKMPALTKFVDGTGPVWSGNLFPFLFITIACGAVSGFHALISSGTTPKLLDNEKNARFIGYGAMLMESFVAIMALVAAAVIEPGIYFAMNAPAAVLGTTPDAVAQTVSQWGFMLTPEMLTQTAQAVGETTIVARAGGAPTLAVGMAQILHQVIGGQAMMAFWYHFAILFEALFILTAVDAGTRAGRFMLQDLLGTFHPALKRTESLPANLIATALCVAAWGYFLYQGVVDPLGGINTLWPLFGISNQMLAGIALVLGTVVLFKMKRERFAWVTLVPTVWLLVCTMTAGWQKIFDANPKVGFLAHAAKLGASADAGKIVAPAKSIEQMHRIMFNDYVDAALAGLFIFVVVSVVFYGVLAVVRARRADRPTVRETPFEILPAGQRASGTQ; the protein is encoded by the coding sequence ATGAACCGGGCATCCAGTTTACTGATCTGGACAGCGGTCGCGCTTCTCGGCGCATTCGCGTTCGGCACCATCGCGCTTGCGCACGGCGAGAAGGTCAGCGCCCTCTGGGTTGTGATCGCCGCCGTCTGCGTCTATCTGATCGCTTATCGCTTCTACAGCCGCTTTATCGCGAACCACGTCTTGCAACTCGACGGCCAGCGCATGACGCCCGCCGTGCGGCACAACGACGGTCTCGACTACGTGCCGACCAACAAGTACGTGTTGTTCGGCCATCACTTCGCGGCGATCGCGGGCGCGGGCCCATTGGTCGGCCCGGTGCTCGCCGCGCAGATGGGCTACGTGCCCGGCATGCTGTGGATTCTCGCGGGCGTCGTGTTTGCCGGCGCCGTGCAGGACTTCATCGTGCTGTTCATCTCGACGCGCCGCGACGGACGTTCGCTCGGCGATCTCGTCAAGATGGAGCTTGGCACCGTGCCCGGCGTGATCGCGCTGTTCGGCGCGTTCCTCATCATGGTGATCATCCTTGCCGTGCTCGCGCTGATCGTCGTGAAGGCGCTGACCAATTCGCCGTGGGGCACGTTCACGGTCGCTGCGACCATCCCCATCGCGCTGTTCATGGGCGTGTACACGCGCTTCATCCGGCCGGGCCGCATTGGCGAAGTATCGGTGATCGGCTTCGTGCTGCTGATGGCATCGATCGTGTTTGGTCAGAGCGTGCACGACAATCCCGCGCTCGCCGCGTGGTTCACGTTCAGCGGCACGCAGCTCACCTGGATTCTGATCGGCTACGGTTTTGTGGCTTCGGTGCTGCCTGTGTGGCTGCTGCTTGCGCCGCGCGACTATCTGTCGACGTTCCTGAAGATCGGCACGATTCTCGGTCTCGCGATCGGCATTCTCGTCGTTGCGCCGGAACTCAAGATGCCCGCGCTGACGAAGTTCGTCGACGGTACGGGGCCTGTGTGGTCGGGCAATCTGTTCCCGTTCCTGTTCATCACGATCGCTTGCGGCGCAGTGTCGGGCTTCCACGCGCTGATCTCGTCGGGCACGACGCCGAAGCTGCTCGACAATGAAAAGAATGCGCGCTTCATCGGTTATGGCGCGATGCTGATGGAATCGTTTGTCGCGATCATGGCGCTGGTGGCGGCAGCCGTGATCGAGCCGGGCATCTACTTCGCGATGAATGCGCCCGCAGCCGTGCTCGGCACGACGCCCGACGCGGTTGCGCAGACGGTATCGCAATGGGGCTTCATGCTGACGCCAGAAATGCTGACGCAAACAGCGCAGGCAGTTGGCGAGACGACGATCGTCGCGCGTGCAGGCGGCGCGCCGACACTGGCCGTGGGCATGGCGCAGATTCTCCATCAGGTGATTGGTGGCCAGGCGATGATGGCGTTCTGGTATCACTTCGCGATTCTGTTCGAAGCGCTCTTCATCCTGACGGCCGTCGATGCGGGCACGCGTGCGGGCCGCTTCATGCTGCAGGATCTGCTGGGCACGTTCCACCCTGCCCTCAAGCGTACGGAATCGCTGCCGGCGAACCTGATCGCTACTGCGCTGTGCGTTGCGGCGTGGGGTTACTTTCTGTATCAGGGCGTGGTCGATCCGCTTGGCGGCATCAATACGCTGTGGCCGCTGTTCGGCATTTCGAACCAGATGCTGGCGGGGATTGCGCTGGTGCTCGGCACGGTGGTGCTGTTCAAGATGAAGCGCGAACGTTTTGCGTGGGTGACGCTTGTGCCGACCGTCTGGCTGCTGGTCTGTACGATGACGGCTGGCTGGCAGAAGATTTTCGACGCAAATCCGAAGGTTGGGTTTCTGGCGCATGCTGCGAAGCTCGGTGCATCTGCCGATGCTGGCAAGATCGTCGCGCCGGCAAAGTCGATCGAGCAGATGCATCGGATCATGTTCAATGACTATGTTGATGCTGCGCTGGCTGGGTTGTTCATTTTTGTGGTCGTTAGTGTGGTGTTTTATGGCGTGCTTGCGGTGGTTCGTGCGCGACGCGCGGATCGGCCGACTGTGCGGGAGACGCCGTTTGAGATTCTGCCTGCCGGGCAGCGTGCAAGCGGTACGCAATAA
- a CDS encoding YbdD/YjiX family protein has translation MFSGLRDDVVNAGRYLGQAMRLMVGVPDYATYVAHMGATHPDRPVMSYEEFFRERQAARYAGGAGKCC, from the coding sequence ATGTTCTCTGGACTTCGGGATGATGTGGTCAACGCCGGGCGATATCTCGGACAGGCCATGAGGTTGATGGTCGGGGTGCCCGATTATGCGACTTATGTCGCGCATATGGGTGCTACGCATCCGGATCGCCCTGTTATGAGCTATGAGGAGTTTTTTCGGGAGCGGCAGGCGGCTAGATATGCTGGTGGCGCTGGGAAGTGTTGTTGA
- a CDS encoding LysR family transcriptional regulator yields MNLIRSLTLRQLQIFVIASRLPSFARAAEELHLTQPAVSMQIRQLEEAIGMPLFERIARRLSLTEAGERLSHHASRILGEIKDAEDTMISLAQADSGSIAVSIVSSATYFAPKLLAQYSKQYPKVDVHFSVGNRETLLRLLQDNATDLAIMGRPPPELGTTAEPLAYHPHVIIAPVTHPLRDARRFDLQELAGDTFLLREPGSGTRSVAEHTFRQHLFTPSRCVTLGSNETIKQAVMAGMGVSLISLHTLGLELRTGEIALLDVNGTPVERTWQIVHLASKQLSPTCVMFRRFLLEHAEGFLEQEYVELVKGLSSGTARRGRSAKVVG; encoded by the coding sequence ATGAACCTGATCCGCTCGCTGACGCTCAGGCAACTGCAGATCTTCGTGATCGCGAGCCGTTTGCCGAGTTTCGCGCGCGCGGCGGAAGAACTGCATCTGACGCAGCCGGCCGTGTCGATGCAGATTCGCCAGCTGGAGGAAGCGATCGGCATGCCGCTGTTCGAGCGGATTGCGCGGCGCCTCAGTCTGACGGAAGCGGGCGAGCGTCTGTCGCATCACGCGAGCCGTATTCTCGGCGAGATCAAGGATGCTGAGGACACGATGATTTCGCTCGCGCAGGCCGATAGCGGGTCGATTGCGGTGAGCATCGTGAGTTCGGCGACTTACTTCGCGCCGAAGTTGCTTGCGCAGTATTCGAAGCAGTATCCAAAGGTGGATGTGCACTTTTCTGTTGGCAATCGCGAGACGTTGTTGCGGCTCTTGCAGGACAATGCAACGGACCTTGCGATTATGGGTAGGCCGCCGCCTGAATTGGGCACGACGGCTGAGCCGCTTGCTTATCATCCGCATGTGATCATTGCGCCGGTTACGCATCCTTTACGCGATGCGCGGCGTTTTGATCTGCAGGAGCTGGCGGGGGATACGTTTCTGTTGCGTGAGCCTGGGTCGGGGACGCGGTCTGTGGCCGAGCATACGTTTCGGCAGCATCTTTTCACACCTTCGCGGTGTGTGACGCTTGGGAGCAATGAGACGATCAAGCAGGCTGTGATGGCCGGGATGGGGGTGAGCCTTATTTCGTTGCATACGCTTGGGCTCGAATTGCGGACGGGGGAGATTGCGTTGCTTGATGTGAATGGGACGCCTGTGGAGCGCACGTGGCAGATCGTGCATCTCGCTTCTAAGCAGTTGTCGCCGACTTGTGTCATGTTCAGGCGGTTTTTGCTTGAGCATGCGGAGGGGTTTCTTGAGCAGGAGTATGTGGAACTGGTCAAGGGGTTGTCGTCGGGGACGGCGCGGCGCGGGCGGAGTGCGAAGGTGGTGGGTTGA
- a CDS encoding substrate-binding domain-containing protein, giving the protein MTDRRSSAVHAVCAMLALCWACTGAPSAHAQGAPAPNLPNNDGADNVLRVCADPNNMPLSNDKGEGFENKIAAAMAKDFGYKLEYTYFPQRMGFVRHTLRDKVDNSDQFKCDLIIGVPHGYDMTSTTRPWLHSTYAMVFPKRPEFANINAPADLLKLPPDQLKKLKLGIFSQTPAVDWLLNNNLIDQAVSYRAQSGDPNAFPGEMIQHDLAQGNVDVVFVWGPIAGYFAKQASDRVKLVPFPPQPGIRFDYEISMGVRYGEKAWHDKVDRWIATHQDTIDKILVSYEVPLLPLASAPVASDAPK; this is encoded by the coding sequence ATGACCGATCGCAGAAGTTCCGCCGTCCATGCCGTCTGTGCGATGCTGGCGCTGTGCTGGGCCTGCACCGGTGCGCCATCCGCCCACGCGCAAGGCGCGCCCGCGCCGAATCTGCCGAACAACGACGGCGCGGACAACGTTCTGCGCGTGTGCGCCGATCCGAACAACATGCCGCTGTCGAACGACAAGGGCGAAGGTTTCGAGAACAAGATCGCCGCCGCGATGGCCAAAGATTTCGGCTACAAGCTCGAATACACGTATTTCCCGCAGCGCATGGGCTTCGTGCGCCATACGTTGCGCGACAAGGTGGACAACAGCGACCAGTTCAAATGCGATCTGATCATCGGCGTGCCGCATGGTTACGACATGACGTCGACCACGCGGCCGTGGCTGCATTCTACTTATGCAATGGTGTTCCCCAAGCGCCCCGAGTTCGCGAACATCAATGCACCCGCCGATCTCCTGAAGCTGCCGCCCGATCAACTGAAAAAGCTGAAGCTCGGCATTTTCTCGCAGACGCCCGCTGTCGACTGGCTGCTCAATAACAACCTGATCGACCAGGCCGTTTCATATCGCGCGCAAAGCGGCGACCCGAACGCGTTTCCGGGCGAGATGATCCAGCATGATCTGGCGCAGGGCAATGTCGACGTCGTGTTCGTCTGGGGACCGATTGCGGGCTACTTCGCGAAGCAGGCGAGCGATCGCGTGAAGCTCGTGCCGTTCCCGCCGCAGCCGGGCATCCGTTTCGATTATGAAATCTCGATGGGCGTGCGTTACGGCGAGAAGGCGTGGCACGACAAGGTCGACCGATGGATCGCCACCCATCAGGACACGATCGACAAGATTCTCGTCAGTTATGAAGTGCCGCTCTTGCCGCTGGCGAGTGCGCCCGTTGCATCGGATGCGCCGAAATGA
- a CDS encoding c-type cytochrome: MKGRVVLSLAGALLALSALPVVMTNSWGQSSDAPPQAQKVAYKVVDGNKVDSDTLMGWKTWRALACERCHGAKQEGLVGPSLIDAFKTLDKNEFHRTVFGGRVDKGMPDFSSSQMMQKNWENLFAYLKGRSDGTIKPGDLQAIDAK, encoded by the coding sequence ATGAAAGGCCGTGTTGTGCTGTCGCTTGCAGGTGCGTTACTGGCGTTGAGCGCTTTACCTGTTGTCATGACCAATAGCTGGGGACAGTCGTCGGACGCGCCCCCCCAGGCCCAGAAGGTTGCTTACAAAGTGGTCGACGGCAACAAGGTCGACAGCGATACGCTGATGGGATGGAAAACCTGGCGCGCGCTCGCCTGCGAACGCTGCCACGGCGCGAAGCAGGAAGGCCTCGTCGGTCCGTCGCTGATCGATGCATTCAAGACGCTCGACAAGAACGAGTTTCATCGCACGGTGTTCGGCGGACGTGTCGACAAAGGCATGCCCGATTTCAGTTCGAGCCAGATGATGCAGAAGAACTGGGAGAACCTCTTCGCCTACCTGAAAGGCCGCTCCGACGGCACGATCAAGCCGGGCGATCTGCAGGCGATCGATGCGAAGTGA
- a CDS encoding methanol/ethanol family PQQ-dependent dehydrogenase produces MNVRTLVLGLAVLVATALNSFLAYADPQLDSLIKNPSNWAAQAGDYSNHRYSPLKQINESNVGKLQVAWTMSTGVLRGHEGSPLVIGDTMYIHSPFPNKVIAINLKDQTFIWQYEPKQDAAVISVMCCDTVNRGLAYGDGKIFLQQADTKLVALNAKTGEVVWTAQNGDPKAGETNTNAPHVFGDKVLTGISGGEFGVRGRLIAYDIKTGKEAWKAYSTGPDNEMLLDAQQTMTWVDGKMQPVGADSSIKSWKGDQWKLGGGTTWGWYAWDPKLNLVYYGTGNPGTWNPSQRPGDNKWSMSIFARDLNTGKAKWVYQMTPHDEWDYDGVNEMILSDISINGKKTPAIVHFDRNGFGYTLNRETGELLVAQKYDPAVNWADSVDLKSGLPIRNASYSTQKAGPDHNVKGICPAALGSKDQQPAAFDPSSNLFLVPTNHVCMDYEPFDVDYVSGQPYVGATLSMYPGPNEKGAMGNFIAWDASKGKIVWSKPERFSVWSGALATAGGIVFYGTLEGYIKAVRIKDGKELWKFKTPSGIIGNVFTYEYQGKQFVGVYSGIGGWAGIGMAAGLQKSTEGLGAVGGYRELAKYTALGGTLFIFAIPGGNG; encoded by the coding sequence ATGAACGTACGCACCCTGGTTCTCGGACTGGCGGTGTTGGTTGCGACGGCGCTGAACTCGTTCCTGGCTTATGCCGATCCGCAGCTGGACTCGCTAATCAAGAACCCATCTAACTGGGCGGCGCAGGCAGGTGATTATTCCAATCACCGGTACAGCCCGCTCAAGCAGATCAACGAAAGTAATGTCGGCAAACTGCAGGTCGCCTGGACGATGTCGACGGGCGTGCTGCGCGGTCACGAAGGTTCGCCTCTCGTGATCGGCGACACGATGTATATCCACTCGCCGTTCCCCAACAAGGTCATCGCAATCAACCTGAAGGATCAGACCTTCATCTGGCAATACGAGCCGAAGCAGGACGCTGCGGTGATCTCCGTGATGTGCTGCGATACCGTGAACCGCGGGCTAGCCTACGGCGACGGCAAGATCTTCCTGCAACAGGCCGACACCAAGCTCGTCGCGCTCAACGCGAAGACGGGCGAAGTGGTCTGGACTGCGCAGAACGGCGATCCGAAAGCGGGTGAAACCAATACCAACGCGCCGCACGTATTCGGCGACAAGGTGCTGACGGGCATCTCCGGCGGCGAGTTCGGCGTGCGCGGCCGTCTGATCGCGTACGACATCAAGACGGGCAAGGAAGCCTGGAAGGCGTATAGCACCGGGCCCGACAACGAGATGCTGCTCGATGCGCAACAGACGATGACATGGGTCGACGGCAAGATGCAACCCGTCGGCGCGGATTCGTCGATCAAGAGCTGGAAGGGCGATCAGTGGAAGCTCGGCGGCGGCACCACGTGGGGCTGGTATGCGTGGGATCCCAAGCTGAACCTTGTCTACTACGGCACGGGCAATCCGGGCACGTGGAATCCGTCGCAACGTCCAGGCGACAACAAGTGGTCGATGTCGATCTTCGCGCGTGACCTCAATACGGGCAAGGCGAAGTGGGTCTATCAGATGACGCCGCACGACGAATGGGACTATGACGGCGTCAACGAAATGATCCTCTCCGACATTTCGATCAACGGCAAGAAGACGCCCGCCATCGTTCACTTCGACCGCAACGGCTTCGGCTATACGCTGAACCGCGAGACGGGCGAACTGCTGGTCGCGCAAAAGTACGACCCGGCCGTGAACTGGGCGGATAGCGTCGATCTGAAGAGCGGCCTGCCGATTCGCAACGCATCGTACTCGACGCAGAAAGCCGGTCCCGATCACAACGTGAAGGGCATCTGCCCGGCGGCGTTGGGTTCGAAGGACCAGCAACCGGCCGCGTTCGATCCATCGTCGAACCTGTTCCTCGTGCCGACCAACCACGTCTGCATGGACTACGAGCCGTTCGATGTCGACTACGTGTCCGGCCAGCCGTATGTGGGCGCAACGCTATCGATGTATCCCGGTCCGAACGAGAAGGGCGCGATGGGTAACTTCATCGCGTGGGATGCTTCGAAGGGCAAGATCGTCTGGTCGAAGCCGGAGCGTTTCTCGGTGTGGTCGGGCGCGCTGGCGACGGCAGGCGGCATCGTCTTCTACGGCACGTTGGAAGGCTACATCAAGGCAGTGCGGATCAAGGACGGCAAGGAACTGTGGAAGTTCAAGACGCCGTCGGGGATCATTGGCAACGTGTTTACGTATGAGTATCAGGGCAAGCAGTTCGTCGGCGTGTATTCGGGCATCGGCGGCTGGGCGGGCATCGGCATGGCAGCCGGCCTGCAGAAGTCGACGGAAGGCCTCGGCGCCGTGGGCGGCTACCGCGAGCTGGCGAAGTACACCGCGCTCGGCGGCACGCTGTTCATCTTCGCCATTCCGGGCGGGAACGGCTGA